In the genome of Malania oleifera isolate guangnan ecotype guangnan chromosome 5, ASM2987363v1, whole genome shotgun sequence, the window tgtccctgaggtttggtaaaaagatagGAGCCTttcttgaggtttcaaaattCCATTGACCTctctttagatttcaaaaatattacaaatctcccttaaaatttgttaaaaagacacaAATTTCCACTCAAAAGACTTGTTTTTCAGCAAAACATAAAGCGAGATTTGtgtttttttgacaaatctcaaggGAAGTCCTTGCGATTTTCAAAATCTCAAGAGCGaccaatgttttttttttttgtaaaatcttAAGATAGTTCAGTGTCTTTTGCCTTAAAtatttagataaaaatatttttattttaattaccaAAAACAAATAGATGCCATATTAAATATTTCACCCAAAAAATTACTTGACGGATTTTCATGCTTTTGAAATATTTCTATGATCAATTCAATTTTTAGTACTATTGAGTATTGACAATGTTTGCTCCCAATATAATTATACATGTGCCTAGAAACCATTATCTAGTTGTCTCATTTGACTATGCAATTAATTCTTCATAATTTTTGTTACGAAAATTCCCTTTCTACAATTGTTAAATAAAATCAATGTTCATTTCACACGAAAGTAAATTAATGGTTAAATTAGATTTCTCCTAATCTCCATCTTTGTAAGGTTATTGATTTAATTAATAACTAGTATATTCAGCCTTAGCCAACTTATATCTTTTCCTAAAAAGATTTTAACTTATGAGGCTGGGATGATATCCTATTTTCCACCCTTCCCTCTTTCCCCTTAACTACACACCAAGTGTTCGACCCTATGCCATCAATTTGAGTGAGGACAACTATAAATTTTCCTTATAATTAAACCCATATTCATCTCctcataattatatataataattaccAGAATAGATGCAATCAATTAAAAAGATTGTTCCCCCATAATATGGTGCGGTGGAAAGATATCAGtaagtaagaaggagcatcggagGGTTCAATTTCAAGTAGATACAATCACGGAAGCAGCGGTAcatgtggatggtgagagtttactctgtgagccaggaGGAATTGTGGATCGTGAGAGTTCACTCTATGGGccaacggggaccgtggatggtaatggagatgtgtcccaagGGTCGGGTTAGCCAAATGTCCAATTAATGCACAAAAGCCGTGTCCACATCCGGACTTTACCTTGATCAACGAGCCTTGGtggcggaggacgctgatccgtaggtttggtgccgcaccaggggatcCGAAGGGTTCGTTGGTAGCTAAAGTTTCtatgtaaataaaataaaataaattgctCCTAGTTTAGCATTTTCTAATTGAAAATTCATAACAATAAATTTAATGCTATTTAATAATTGTACTTAGTATTTAAGTGATTAGCaacaaaatcattttctaaaatttagtattttttgaTAAATAACAATATAAGATAGTATGATTATGAGTGGGTGTATTCATGTCTTTATAATTATCATAATTGTTAAAATAGATGCAATCATAGAAAATATTGCTTCGAGTTTAGCGTTTTCTAACGGAAAGTTTATAAATATATTTCAATCTTATCCCTAATAACTCAATATTTAAGTgattaacaaaaaaataatttgttaaaCTTTCCATTAGAAAACAAGATACAAAATAAAGTATATAAAAACGCATATTCTCAATTAAATAATTTGCATCATTGATGGGAAATTTTGGTTAAAATGGAACCTTGATTAATACGAGAAAACTTCCTTGTACTACGATTCTATCATCCTTCATTGACTTGGGCATCAAAAGGCTATCATCATACTACTCCTATAGGCTTGAATTGAGCTTATTAAATTATATAATGAGAAAACTTTGAATCAAATATATTACCATGAagatattttgtttttttgttttttttgttttcttacgCCTTAAGTGCCGTCATTATTAAAATAGATGCGAtcacataaaatattttttcatctaTACTTAAAAACTCTAATCAATATTTAGGTGATTAGTAGGAAAGTAATTTGCCCAAATTTAATATTTTACGATGAAGAACAAGatacaaaataaataatataaaaatgcATATTCgctataaaaataatttatataattagggaaaatggaaccttaatatatatatatatatatatatatatatatatatatattcatgtctTCATTATTGTATCATAATTACTAAAATAGACGAATCAACACAAAAGATAAATCTAGTTTTGCATTTTCAAGCCAAAGTTTATAATGCACATTAATCTTAATCTTATACTTAATAACTCAACTTAATATTTAAGTGAGTAGCAAAAAAGTGATTTgctaaaatttaatattttccaATAAAGAACAAGATACAAAATAAAGTgtgtaaaaataaatattcttagagaattatttttctaattgatgggaatttatttaattaaaatggaCATCAATTAATCATAAATTTCCTATTATTACATAATTATAAGATTAAGAAAATGATCCAATGCCATTGTAATGGTAACATATTTCTAATTAATGGAGATATTATACCAACAATGCTCTCTTTTTCTCCCTTTCTAGCTAGCTAGCCAGCTTGTTAGCCAGCCTTGCTCTTGATATACAATAATGCTACAAAATAGTGAAAATTAATGTCACAATATTCATGCATTAACTCAAACTCTAAcgcatatatttgtcatcaacAATATGGTTATGTCTCAATATCTTAGCCAGCATTGAGTAGTAAATTTCCTTGTAAAACCCCTCTATATATGTACATAAAAGAATGTTTCCTCCCACTTCGCCTTCACCCATCCAAACAAAATAAAGAGAGAACACTAGTTCATACACACATagaccctcttctctctctctctctctctctctctctctctctctctctctctctctctctctctcatcccacCCACATATACTAGGAGCTTGTTTAAGTGAAAAGCTATTTTTGGGCATGGGGAGAAAGCCAAGCATAGGTCGCCAAAGGATTGAAATTGCGCGAATACCCAACAAAAATCATCTACAAGTAACTTTCTCTAAGCGTCGGTCAGGGTTGTTCAAGAAAGCCAGCGAGCTATGCACCCTCTGCGGTGTAGAGGTTGCAATAGTAGTATTCTCTCCAGCTGACAAGGTCTTCTCCTTTGGCCATCCAGAAGTGGAAGCCCTTACAAATCGATTTCTCACTCGAAATCCTCCTCGTGACCTTGCTCCACCTAGCGGTGCACTCCATCTCATTGAGGCACACCGCAACGCCACTGTCCATGAGCTCAACTTGCAATTAACACAAGTGCTTAACCAACTTGACACTGAGAAGAAGCGTGGAGAAGCACTCGAGGGAATGAGAAAAACCAGCAAAAGTAGTTGTTGGTGGGAAGCACCTATTGGAGAGTTGGGGTTGCATGAGCTTGAACAGTTAAGGGTTCACATGGAGGAGCTTAAGAAGAATGTGGTTAGGGAAGCTAACGGGGTGCAATTCACTGATATAAGGGGTGCTCCATCTCCATTTTTCATGACAAATGGAATGAGAATGCTGGAATATCCCTCTTTTGAAAGCAAACCTATTGAGTTTAATGCCACAACAACAACTTCTGCCATCTCTCATGTGCATAATTTTGGCTATGGACAtgagtttttctaaattttattttctttaatattttatcCAAGTTAGAGACAACTTTTGCCTAATAACTCATAAGGACATGTATCGTTGTCATAATAAAATCTTTGTTTGAAGTTATATATTGTTGTTATAACATAAATATTATGAATTATTGCATCTAATTAATTCATTTTTGTAATAATGgtataattaattatatagttGATTTGATATTGTGGCTATATTAATTATAGTCACAAAAATAGGTTTTAATCTCCATTTCAAGTCATGGATGGGTATTGTTCCtttcactagaataatatgatttttcatgaaatgtagcTACTTTATAAAAGCAATTAGCATTATCAAAGATCAATACAACAAGAGTTCATGATCTACGTGGTAATTGAAAATGCATACATTTGAGTTTTGTGATTTCCTTCTGCATTTTAAATATTGGGGAAGGATGGTTGTCTCGTACCTAACATTGAAGgaacaataaattttttattgaaaaaagtGATTCTATTCCTTATACAGAGGTATTGATTGAGCACCAACTTGAAAAAAATCATACACAAAAGAAAAGGTAGAGAACACTAACTTAAGAAACCTCAAAGGCTCATATGAATTGTTGTAAAAGGGCTAGCATTGCCTATTTAAAGAAGCTTTGAATGACTATTATTTTAATGAGTTTCAACTGCCTTAGAAGATTAACACAGCTAAATGTGGAACCTACATATCTCCCTAGAGCAGATTTGCCATAAATGAATCAagctaaagaaaaataaaattatgctTTCTTGGGCGCTTCATTTAGATCTTGTTCAATTACAAATTGCATGCCACTTTCCTATCTTTGTGAAGATGAACCCATTTGGAGCATCTCTTCTCCTGTTTCTTAGTATTAGCAGCACTCATAGACAAAATGAAGCTTCCCTATTTAAATAGGATATCAAGTTTCACATTTTCTTCAATTCCTTTTCCATGTCAACAATGGTCTCTTTAATACGAACCAGAATAGGTACTTTCGGTGTAATCTTTCATACATATACTAATAGAAGTTAAGGATTTTGTATCAACTAGCTTAAATGCAGTAAAAGTTCTTCAAATTCACAAAATTTAATGTAATTCCAAAACCACAAAATTCTGTTCTTACTCttaatttcttgcaaataaaattcttaatttcTTCTATAAAAATTTTGATATATATGCATACTTCATCTGATTGGGACAATGAATATAGAAGGTTGATGTAATGTAAGGAAGCTAGAGAACAAATCAAATTAAGGGAGAAGttgaaaaaagaagagaaaataaaggagaaaaaaagAAGGGAGAAAGAGAAACAACATGACATAACAGAAGGTAGAAGGTAGCTATATATAGAACAATAGAAACAGTAAGAAAAGAAATAGATTGAAGGGGGAGAAGGAAAGAAGGAGATGGAAGAGAAGAAAGGGGAAGAGAAAATGGAAGAGGAAGAAGACATGGGGGGGCGcgccgggggggggggtgtgtgggGAGGAGAATAGACactaaaaagagggagaaaaatatTGTTATGACAAAGAATTTAACATAAACTcaattaatcaaaaaaaaaaaattaaagttgtttaaaattttaaaataaccaaaaaaacaataaaaaaaatcataaaatatcccaatgtaataaaaattaataaaataagaaaatatccataaatgaaaataaatctcTAGTGTTTTAAACCCATgcctttttataaaattattttaaaggcaaTAAAAACAATACTCCATCAAAGGTATTTGTTAGCCTTGGGTGTCAAGACCCAAAAATTTTGctctatatttttttaaaaaaagaatatgATATGTCTGCTCCGATGCCAAATATAATATACACATAATCAACCCGAACCATAGTGGGGTACcgaggatatacctgtccataaatGCCTACTGTTTATgcagtgaaaaatataaaaatacccAATCCTTATATATACAAGACTAGAGTGTTATAACCTCCATACATATACAAATACATCCCCAACGATCCATGAAATACCCTAGGGTTTATACAAAAACATATCTCCTAGCTCAAACACTTACCTTGAAACTAGGGCAGTACCACAACCTCCATTACCTCAGAGCTCGCTCCACTTGACGATCTGaatctcctgaaatgtttgaattcttggggtgagacacctctcagtaagtgagaataagttaatatcagtgtgtggaagaTGAATTTTATATAATCAATACATAACTATTAATTCAACTGTAACTGTAAAGACATTTCTATGTATAGACATATATCATAACTCACATCTATGTCATTTCAAATACAcgctttctatttgaacatacttttaactatGATAAATAATTCTACTTTCgtaaatctatgtatatatataactgtgaaaacttccctataggtgtaatcatgaattaatcccacatgatcaggttgtgcagcccgtaagcTGGACTTAATTGTGACTGGCCTAgtaggctaagtcaaactgtatatatatctgtaattgtaactatgagtacgattggcctacccagcctggACCAAACTCCAAGGGGATCCTCTACTTTCCTCTGGCCTAATCGGCTGATTACCAACACTTTATATAAAAGTGTGGCTACACTACTATAACTGTATAGCAACGGTAGTGTACTCTCTTTGAatctctagtccatcagggttacgatactatatcatactatttataaatattactgtgttaccatgattctgtataaactataataccatgattctgtataaatctataatatcatggttctgtataaatcTGTAATATCGGGGTTCTATAAAATTTGTAATATTATGaat includes:
- the LOC131155942 gene encoding agamous-like MADS-box protein AGL62, with product MGRKPSIGRQRIEIARIPNKNHLQVTFSKRRSGLFKKASELCTLCGVEVAIVVFSPADKVFSFGHPEVEALTNRFLTRNPPRDLAPPSGALHLIEAHRNATVHELNLQLTQVLNQLDTEKKRGEALEGMRKTSKSSCWWEAPIGELGLHELEQLRVHMEELKKNVVREANGVQFTDIRGAPSPFFMTNGMRMLEYPSFESKPIEFNATTTTSAISHVHNFGYGHEFF